ATTCTTTTCCAGGGCGGCCTGCAGCGCGTTCAAGTCTTTATAGGGTATGAGCTTAGTCACGCCCGCCGTTGAAAAGGCGTCGTTCGCCGTCATAAGACCATCATCGACGTCGCGGATAGCCTGTAAGTCTAAAGGCCCATGGTGTACGCCCGGGGCGAAGATACAGGCATCGATGGCGCCGAGCAGCTTCAGGCCCTGGACGCCCATGGTGACCGTGTTTGAGCTGATATCGGAGACGATGAAGTCCCTGTCTCCGGCAGACATGTACGCGTTATAGGCGATGCCCAGCTTCTCCGGGCTGGCGCCGTGGGAGTAGACGCGGAAGCACGGGTGGCCGTAATTATGCCGGTGAATGCCCGGGATCACGACAGCCGGTATGCCCGATGAGGCGATGGCATCGTAGACGTTGGTGCCGCCGCCAATATGGACGCCGGCGCCCTCGCGGCTGATGATTCCGCGGTTTTCGACCTTATCGATAGGCGTAATTCGGGAAATACCGTCGCCCATCGAGTACGTAAGCGCGATAAGCTCTATGTCGTTTTTTGTGGTATGCAGGCTCTCCAGCATGGTGCTGACTATCCGCTCCTGCGACATGTCACGGGCCTGCCTTCGCGACAGCTCGAACCAGCTTCCGTCCGTGCTGGCAAAGCGTATGCCCGTTGTGCCGTGATCAATCCCGATGAACACGATAAGGACCTTCTTTTATGTCATTATCACTCGCTCTGAAGCCTAATAA
This region of Methanocella sp. genomic DNA includes:
- a CDS encoding methanogenesis marker 12 protein, with product MFIGIDHGTTGIRFASTDGSWFELSRRQARDMSQERIVSTMLESLHTTKNDIELIALTYSMGDGISRITPIDKVENRGIISREGAGVHIGGGTNVYDAIASSGIPAVVIPGIHRHNYGHPCFRVYSHGASPEKLGIAYNAYMSAGDRDFIVSDISSNTVTMGVQGLKLLGAIDACIFAPGVHHGPLDLQAIRDVDDGLMTANDAFSTAGVTKLIPYKDLNALQAALEKNDQDALWAFDAIAVFAAMEVASFLMLIPDAIVFVAGSVGSMGLVVNRMSGLLKKDVIVLGKLSAAIGLAQIARGVHGGKKDILGITVE